In a single window of the Niabella ginsenosidivorans genome:
- a CDS encoding eCIS core domain-containing protein, whose protein sequence is MKLHITALRTSERDTSFCKGQHARRQASTEKEPVLNAFDHLNTVRNFSSMHLHPPAVQPGLSVNQSNDPDSYRDEQEAGTVAEKVMRMPDKTCTKTLYNLQRRCSHCEEEEKSIQRKETGTKDSPASVITQGYLDNLSGGKPITDKERNVLESKMGYDFSKIRVYDDARASRSAEELNALAYTHGNHIVFAKNQYNPQTAAGRRLLVHELVHTMQQGNRIRRDERKDKQEDTDIVKLKKNISTGEWKEAYQWLNGQWMKIMLEKLNGLTEPEVDALISNTDAAKNAKDSMLSKEGQLRCLAALRCVKAAKKEDWPDAEVEATVKMAVTVPFDQRKEIIIFLSAASSKAAKKLHDALNKPFLGYTASAYDFSDRFLKQSDRLGFEVEPTAKTLPTTSWTGDDPDPQSPKTTDEATRSFEKSDMVFFSGHQYAQYKRPGLYTNDNSDSCFDISAISKKISRVKLVASTSCATICKDVAKIYESKFPNALILGYKYSAPLNGGKVSRAFGDSLIKKGAIDLSTNAGLDAVRDSWRTVTLANPGKEGQPGMLFGGNVEFYNGKNWQTAKSDSRENDCHYH, encoded by the coding sequence ATGAAGCTACATATTACGGCATTAAGAACTTCAGAGCGGGATACCAGCTTTTGCAAAGGGCAGCATGCACGCCGGCAGGCCAGTACAGAAAAAGAGCCTGTTTTAAACGCATTTGATCATCTTAATACGGTGCGTAATTTCAGCTCAATGCATTTGCACCCGCCTGCCGTTCAGCCCGGGCTTTCCGTTAATCAATCCAATGACCCGGATAGCTATCGGGATGAGCAGGAAGCCGGTACGGTTGCAGAAAAAGTGATGCGTATGCCAGACAAGACCTGTACTAAAACGTTATATAACTTGCAGCGCAGGTGCAGCCATTGCGAAGAGGAAGAGAAAAGCATACAGCGTAAGGAAACGGGTACAAAAGATAGCCCCGCTTCGGTCATTACTCAAGGTTATCTGGATAATTTATCCGGTGGTAAACCAATAACGGATAAGGAACGCAATGTTTTGGAATCAAAAATGGGGTATGATTTTTCTAAGATCCGCGTATATGATGACGCCCGGGCAAGCAGGTCTGCAGAAGAATTGAATGCACTGGCTTATACGCACGGTAATCATATTGTTTTTGCAAAGAATCAGTACAATCCGCAAACAGCAGCAGGGCGCCGGCTGCTGGTACATGAACTGGTACATACCATGCAGCAGGGCAATAGGATCCGGCGGGATGAGCGGAAAGACAAGCAGGAAGATACCGATATTGTAAAGTTAAAAAAGAATATCAGCACCGGCGAATGGAAAGAAGCCTATCAATGGTTGAACGGGCAATGGATGAAAATAATGCTGGAAAAATTAAACGGCCTTACGGAACCGGAGGTGGACGCGCTGATCAGTAATACAGACGCTGCTAAAAATGCCAAAGACAGTATGCTGAGCAAAGAAGGTCAGCTGCGCTGCCTGGCTGCCCTGCGCTGCGTAAAAGCGGCCAAAAAAGAAGACTGGCCCGATGCTGAAGTGGAAGCCACCGTAAAAATGGCAGTAACGGTTCCTTTTGACCAGCGAAAAGAAATCATCATCTTTCTTTCAGCAGCCTCATCAAAGGCGGCTAAGAAGCTGCATGATGCGCTGAATAAGCCATTCCTGGGTTACACGGCATCTGCTTATGATTTTAGTGACCGGTTTCTGAAGCAATCGGACCGGCTTGGCTTTGAGGTAGAGCCCACAGCCAAAACGCTTCCGACAACTTCCTGGACAGGCGATGATCCCGATCCGCAATCACCAAAGACAACGGATGAAGCGACGAGATCTTTTGAAAAATCGGATATGGTGTTCTTTTCCGGACATCAATATGCTCAATATAAAAGGCCGGGCTTATATACAAATGATAACAGTGATAGTTGTTTTGACATCAGCGCTATTTCTAAAAAGATCAGCAGGGTAAAACTGGTTGCCAGCACCAGTTGCGCTACAATTTGTAAAGATGTAGCAAAGATTTATGAGAGCAAATTTCCCAACGCGCTCATACTTGGGTATAAATACAGCGCACCATTGAATGGCGGAAAGGTGAGCAGGGCATTCGGAGACAGCCTGATAAAAAAAGGTGCAATTGATCTGAGCACAAACGCCGGCCTGGATGCGGTTAGGGATTCCTGGAGAACCGTTACGCTGGCCAATCCCGGAAAGGAGGGCCAGCCGGGAATGCTGTTTGGAGGCAATGTGGAATTTTATAACGGCAAGAACTGGCAAACTGCAAAATCCGATAGCAGGGAGAATGATTGTCATTACCATTAA
- a CDS encoding eCIS core domain-containing protein has product MTTYLHKQATANTHEPAIAKSAKTDLVKTNDAEGAGLPEQEAVAFDFMRFPIHRPAIQPKLTINEPGDIFEQEADAVAEKVMRMEVAETQGEQAKIVQRKCAACEKEDEELQRKEKGRHAAERKPGEDEKEEGERIIQRKELSGKNHKQYPPAENYVTHLSGGRPLNPGDKQFFESRIGYDFSKVRIHDNALAHESAKSMNALAYTHRNHIVFGANQYQPGSEKGRRLLAHELVHTVQQGSTVHNFVQRDLAVEPPGPAAVARELTPEEIQEAIRFNQQRFRSGEEIRNLRDVLGISPEPPVIDEEFVNTVVQWQAENNKTQDGKIGADTARFLGKEMLAESATDASQRGPAIQMLERGITLTLTNNTYTDTATTSQKNIRFNVSVPEGLNIRDYALVNFIRGQILRVPGPANPTVTMYGNNVPYNFAAEQVDSVDTDPIYWSTAGARWNYNVSGRTFTATDSPGRADGTFNSGDSADLNFRIALFRVRDLPLTTTGNVGAARSLVSRNWRFSVVRDAVTGVISHP; this is encoded by the coding sequence ATGACTACCTATTTACATAAGCAGGCAACTGCAAATACACATGAGCCTGCCATCGCTAAATCAGCTAAAACGGATTTGGTAAAGACAAATGATGCCGAAGGCGCTGGTTTGCCGGAGCAGGAAGCTGTTGCTTTTGATTTTATGCGGTTTCCTATTCACCGGCCGGCCATTCAGCCAAAATTGACTATCAATGAGCCCGGAGATATCTTTGAGCAGGAGGCGGATGCTGTTGCTGAAAAAGTAATGCGCATGGAAGTGGCGGAAACGCAGGGAGAACAGGCAAAGATAGTTCAGCGAAAATGTGCAGCATGTGAAAAAGAGGACGAAGAACTGCAACGTAAGGAAAAAGGAAGGCACGCCGCAGAGCGAAAACCGGGGGAAGATGAAAAAGAAGAGGGCGAAAGGATCATTCAGCGTAAGGAACTGTCCGGGAAAAATCATAAACAATACCCGCCTGCAGAAAACTACGTTACCCATTTATCAGGCGGCAGGCCATTAAACCCCGGTGATAAGCAATTTTTTGAATCCCGGATCGGGTATGATTTTTCAAAGGTCAGAATTCATGATAATGCGTTGGCTCATGAATCTGCAAAAAGCATGAATGCGCTTGCCTATACTCACCGCAATCATATCGTTTTTGGAGCTAACCAGTATCAGCCCGGATCGGAAAAGGGAAGGCGGTTGCTGGCGCATGAGCTGGTGCATACCGTTCAGCAGGGAAGTACAGTGCATAACTTTGTACAAAGAGATCTTGCTGTGGAACCACCAGGGCCTGCAGCGGTTGCCCGGGAGCTGACCCCTGAAGAAATACAGGAAGCCATACGCTTTAACCAGCAGCGGTTCCGGAGCGGGGAGGAGATCCGTAATTTAAGAGATGTGCTGGGGATCAGTCCTGAACCACCGGTTATTGATGAGGAATTTGTGAATACGGTGGTTCAGTGGCAGGCAGAGAATAACAAAACACAGGATGGTAAAATAGGAGCGGATACGGCCCGCTTTCTCGGAAAAGAAATGCTGGCGGAATCCGCTACAGATGCATCACAAAGAGGACCGGCCATTCAAATGCTGGAACGGGGCATTACTTTAACGCTTACAAATAATACCTATACGGATACGGCAACAACTTCACAAAAAAATATCCGGTTTAATGTATCCGTTCCCGAGGGATTGAATATAAGGGATTATGCATTGGTGAATTTTATCCGGGGCCAGATACTGCGTGTTCCGGGCCCTGCAAACCCTACGGTGACCATGTATGGAAATAATGTTCCTTATAACTTTGCGGCGGAACAGGTAGATTCGGTGGACACTGACCCCATTTACTGGAGCACCGCAGGCGCAAGGTGGAACTATAATGTTTCGGGAAGAACCTTTACAGCAACCGACAGCCCGGGCAGGGCGGACGGAACCTTTAACAGCGGTGACAGTGCCGATCTGAATTTCCGGATTGCGTTGTTCCGTGTCAGGGATCTTCCGCTTACCACGACCGGAAACGTGGGCGCTGCCCGGTCGCTGGTTTCACGCAACTGGCGGTTCTCTGTTGTACGGGATGCCGTCACGGGCGTGATCTCGCATCCCTGA
- the mutS gene encoding DNA mismatch repair protein MutS, producing MAKAKNNPLDTPLMQQHKAIKQKYPDAILLFRVGDFYETFGQDAIIASQVLGITLTKRNNGAAASLDLAGFPHHSLDTYLHKLVKAGYRVAICDQLEDPKQARGIVKRGVTEMLTPGTAMNDKLLEHNSNNFLAAIHFTDDDVFGLAFLDLSTGEFFIAEGDQEYTDKLLQSFRPSEVIFQRHQQKKYKEYFGSKTYIYTLDEWIFDEAYARDILLKHFQTHSLKGFGIDEIKLGITAAGALIHYLKDTEHPNLQHITVIGSIHKNDFLWMDKFTIRNLELIGGQNDQQHTLLKVLDNTASPMGARLLKRWIVFPLIDVHKINERLEVVEVLIRDTDLRQSLIQAIKHCGDIERLVAKIPAKKINPREVLQLARGLQQVAIIKQICLAHSNPYLQRTGDALNSCPLIAEKIFSEIIENPPAVAAKGGMIRDNVLAALDELRNISKNGKAYLTQLQAKEAEHTGISSLKIGFNNVFGYYLEVTNVHKNKVPGSWIRKQTLANAERYITPELKEYEEKITGAEEKILVLELQLYDHLLNELSDYLAPIQTNGNLVAVLDCLCCFAHNAIQYQYKKPVVYEGAEWNVKEGRHPVIERNLPVGESYIHNDLELNKTSQQIIILTGPNMSGKSALLRQTALITLMAHMGSFVPATEAKIPLTDKIFTRVGASDNLSGGESTFMVEMNETASIINNITDKSLVLLDEIGRGTSTYDGISIAWSIAEYLHESPHKPKTLFATHYHELNELEEKMEGIKNYHVTNKEIGNKIIFLRKLARGGSTHSFGIHVAKMAGMPPSLISRANEILSQLEHKHVDEKEQGRSVKEKVKDITVPQFQLSIFDAHSATFDAIRKSLADIDINRLTPVEALLKLQEIKGQIK from the coding sequence ATGGCTAAAGCAAAGAATAATCCCCTGGATACGCCGCTGATGCAGCAGCACAAGGCTATAAAACAAAAATACCCGGATGCAATCCTGTTGTTCCGGGTGGGCGATTTTTATGAAACTTTTGGCCAGGATGCGATTATTGCTTCCCAGGTGCTTGGCATTACATTGACCAAAAGAAATAACGGCGCAGCGGCCTCTTTAGACCTGGCCGGCTTCCCGCACCATTCTTTAGACACTTATCTGCATAAATTAGTAAAAGCCGGTTACAGGGTGGCGATCTGTGACCAGTTGGAAGACCCAAAACAGGCCAGGGGCATTGTGAAACGGGGAGTAACAGAGATGCTGACCCCCGGCACCGCTATGAATGACAAGCTGCTGGAGCACAACAGTAATAATTTTCTTGCGGCTATTCATTTTACAGATGATGATGTGTTTGGGCTTGCTTTTTTAGACCTCTCAACCGGCGAATTTTTTATTGCGGAAGGCGACCAGGAATATACAGACAAGCTGCTACAAAGCTTTCGCCCGTCAGAAGTTATTTTTCAGCGGCACCAGCAAAAGAAATATAAAGAATATTTTGGAAGCAAAACCTATATCTACACGTTAGATGAATGGATCTTTGACGAGGCTTACGCCCGGGACATCTTATTAAAACATTTCCAGACCCATTCCTTAAAAGGATTCGGGATCGATGAAATAAAACTGGGCATTACTGCAGCGGGAGCCCTTATCCATTACCTGAAGGACACAGAACACCCCAACTTACAGCATATTACCGTTATCGGCAGCATTCATAAAAATGATTTTTTATGGATGGATAAATTTACGATCCGCAACCTGGAACTGATCGGCGGCCAGAATGACCAGCAACACACCCTCTTGAAAGTGCTGGATAATACCGCATCTCCTATGGGCGCGCGTTTGCTGAAACGCTGGATCGTTTTTCCATTGATCGATGTGCATAAGATCAATGAACGGCTGGAGGTAGTAGAAGTGCTGATCAGGGATACTGACTTAAGACAGTCCCTGATACAGGCCATTAAACACTGTGGAGATATTGAGCGGCTGGTAGCCAAAATACCTGCCAAAAAAATTAACCCGCGCGAGGTATTACAACTGGCCAGAGGACTGCAACAGGTAGCTATCATTAAACAGATCTGCCTGGCGCACAGCAACCCCTATCTGCAACGGACCGGAGATGCCTTAAATTCCTGCCCGCTTATAGCCGAAAAAATTTTTTCGGAGATCATTGAGAACCCGCCGGCGGTTGCGGCAAAGGGAGGCATGATCCGGGATAATGTGCTGGCAGCATTGGATGAATTAAGAAATATATCGAAGAACGGGAAAGCGTATTTAACACAGTTACAGGCAAAAGAAGCCGAGCACACCGGGATCAGCTCCCTGAAGATCGGCTTTAATAATGTCTTTGGTTATTATCTTGAAGTAACCAACGTACATAAAAACAAGGTGCCCGGTTCATGGATCCGGAAACAAACGCTTGCCAACGCGGAGCGTTATATTACACCTGAATTAAAAGAATATGAAGAAAAGATCACAGGAGCTGAAGAAAAGATCCTGGTACTGGAACTGCAGTTGTATGATCATTTGCTGAACGAGCTATCCGATTACCTGGCACCCATTCAAACCAACGGGAACCTGGTTGCCGTACTGGATTGTCTTTGCTGCTTTGCGCACAATGCCATCCAGTACCAATACAAAAAACCGGTGGTATATGAAGGGGCTGAATGGAATGTGAAAGAAGGCCGGCACCCGGTTATTGAACGGAACCTGCCTGTTGGTGAGAGCTACATCCACAATGACCTTGAGCTTAACAAAACCAGCCAGCAGATTATTATTCTTACCGGACCTAACATGAGCGGTAAATCGGCACTGCTACGGCAAACGGCACTGATCACATTAATGGCACATATGGGGAGTTTTGTACCCGCAACAGAGGCAAAAATTCCTTTAACGGATAAGATCTTTACCCGGGTAGGAGCATCCGATAATTTAAGCGGTGGTGAAAGCACATTTATGGTAGAAATGAATGAAACCGCCTCCATTATTAATAATATTACTGACAAAAGCCTTGTGCTGCTCGATGAAATCGGTCGCGGCACTTCTACCTATGACGGTATTTCAATAGCCTGGAGCATAGCAGAATATTTGCATGAATCTCCGCACAAGCCTAAAACACTGTTTGCAACGCACTATCATGAATTGAACGAGCTGGAAGAAAAAATGGAGGGTATCAAAAACTACCACGTTACCAATAAAGAGATCGGTAATAAAATTATTTTTCTCCGTAAACTGGCCCGTGGAGGCAGCACCCATAGTTTTGGTATTCATGTGGCAAAAATGGCAGGCATGCCCCCTTCTTTAATTAGCCGGGCCAACGAAATCCTGTCCCAGCTGGAACATAAGCATGTTGATGAAAAAGAACAAGGCCGGTCTGTTAAGGAAAAAGTGAAAGACATAACAGTTCCCCAATTCCAGTTGTCCATCTTTGATGCGCACAGTGCTACTTTTGATGCGATACGCAAATCACTCGCTGATATTGATATCAACCGGTTAACACCCGTTGAAGCCTTGCTGAAACTGCAGGAAATTAAAGGGCAGATAAAATAA
- a CDS encoding outer membrane beta-barrel protein encodes MKKLLLSAVVLATLAMGANAQTQKGYYLIGGDIGNISADLQKGGSTFGISVTPKAAWFIQDNFAIGGQVGLGYLTKKHAGNTFTYNIGPLARYYFGDAQMEKVKINAPKPVRFFAEANAGFAGSNTKVPGEDAATTNGFNVGIGPGVAFFVNENIALEALAKYDLTLGFGTTPTINHINVGVGFQIYLPGSKLKAIKNDMK; translated from the coding sequence ATGAAAAAGTTACTGCTTTCTGCCGTAGTGCTCGCTACGTTGGCAATGGGTGCAAATGCACAAACACAAAAAGGCTATTATTTGATTGGTGGAGATATTGGTAATATCAGCGCTGATTTACAAAAAGGGGGATCCACGTTTGGGATAAGCGTTACTCCAAAGGCTGCATGGTTTATCCAGGATAATTTTGCGATCGGTGGCCAGGTAGGATTGGGATATCTTACAAAAAAACATGCTGGAAATACCTTTACTTATAATATTGGTCCTTTGGCAAGGTATTATTTTGGAGATGCTCAAATGGAGAAAGTAAAAATTAATGCTCCGAAACCCGTTCGCTTTTTTGCAGAAGCAAATGCAGGCTTTGCCGGATCAAATACCAAAGTTCCAGGCGAAGATGCCGCTACTACAAACGGCTTTAATGTAGGCATCGGGCCAGGTGTGGCATTTTTTGTTAACGAGAACATTGCTTTAGAGGCATTGGCAAAATATGATCTGACATTAGGTTTTGGTACAACTCCTACAATCAACCATATTAATGTGGGCGTTGGTTTCCAGATCTACCTTCCCGGTTCTAAGTTGAAGGCAATTAAAAATGATATGAAGTAG
- a CDS encoding RNA methyltransferase, which yields MRKLSMEELGRKTVEEFKESEKMPIIVVLENIRSAYNVGSVFRTCDAFLIEAIYITGYSAKPPHKEIKKTALGAEESVSWKHFTSAPEAIEALHRNGYTILAIEQVENSKKLHELQWDGKSKIALVFGNEVTGVEQQTIALCDDCLEIPQLGMKHSLNIATAAGVVLWELVRKSIP from the coding sequence ATGCGAAAATTAAGTATGGAAGAATTGGGACGAAAGACCGTGGAAGAATTTAAGGAATCGGAAAAGATGCCGATTATTGTCGTATTGGAAAATATTAGAAGTGCTTATAATGTGGGCAGTGTGTTCCGCACCTGCGATGCTTTTTTGATAGAAGCAATCTATATTACGGGATATTCGGCAAAGCCGCCGCATAAGGAGATAAAAAAGACGGCCCTGGGGGCTGAGGAATCTGTTAGCTGGAAGCATTTTACCAGTGCCCCGGAAGCTATTGAAGCGCTGCACAGGAACGGATATACCATTTTGGCGATAGAACAGGTAGAAAACAGTAAAAAGCTTCATGAACTGCAATGGGATGGAAAAAGCAAGATAGCCCTGGTGTTTGGGAATGAAGTAACAGGTGTTGAGCAGCAGACGATCGCCTTATGTGATGATTGTCTTGAAATACCCCAGCTGGGCATGAAACATTCCTTAAATATAGCCACTGCCGCCGGTGTGGTTTTATGGGAACTGGTAAGGAAAAGTATTCCCTGA
- a CDS encoding UbiA-like polyprenyltransferase: MSVTKNYLSLVKFSHTIFAMPFAFIGFFLGIRDLDISDASPNATGIMPTMWNKTLYLFREKGWLFLLVLLCMVFARNAAMSFNRYLDRKYDALNPRTAVREIPAGILSAKSVLWFAILNGLLFIVATYFINRICFYLSPVALLVVLGYSYTKRFTALCHLVLGLGLSLAPIGAYLAVTGVFNTLPVLFAFAVVFWVSGFDIIYALQDEQFDRSNKLYSIPSQLGGRGALRVSELLHLLSAASVIAAGFLGGFGWLYWCGIAVFAGMLLYQHSIVKPNDLRRVNLAFMTANGIASVVFAVFVIADLFLVQGS, encoded by the coding sequence ATGTCTGTTACAAAAAATTATCTGAGCCTGGTAAAGTTCTCGCACACCATTTTTGCCATGCCCTTTGCCTTTATTGGGTTTTTTCTGGGGATAAGGGATCTGGACATAAGTGATGCTTCGCCCAATGCTACAGGCATCATGCCCACCATGTGGAACAAGACCCTCTATCTTTTCAGGGAAAAAGGCTGGTTGTTCTTGCTGGTGCTGTTATGCATGGTGTTTGCGAGGAACGCCGCAATGTCGTTCAACCGTTACCTGGATCGTAAATATGATGCGCTGAATCCGCGGACGGCTGTGCGGGAAATACCCGCAGGCATTTTATCTGCCAAAAGTGTTTTATGGTTTGCCATCCTGAATGGCCTGCTTTTTATAGTGGCAACCTATTTCATCAACCGGATCTGCTTTTATTTGTCTCCAGTAGCGCTTCTGGTAGTGCTGGGGTACAGCTATACCAAGCGGTTTACCGCCTTATGCCACCTGGTGCTGGGGCTGGGATTATCATTGGCGCCCATAGGGGCCTACCTGGCTGTTACCGGGGTTTTTAATACATTGCCTGTATTGTTTGCATTTGCTGTGGTATTTTGGGTAAGCGGGTTTGATATTATTTATGCGTTGCAGGATGAACAGTTTGACCGTTCCAATAAATTATATTCCATCCCCTCGCAACTGGGTGGGCGGGGTGCATTACGGGTTTCTGAACTGCTGCACCTGTTGAGCGCGGCCTCCGTAATAGCGGCAGGTTTTTTAGGAGGCTTTGGATGGTTGTACTGGTGCGGTATTGCGGTGTTTGCAGGAATGCTGCTTTATCAGCATAGCATTGTAAAGCCCAATGACCTCAGGAGGGTCAACCTGGCATTTATGACCGCCAACGGCATTGCATCCGTTGTATTTGCCGTATTTGTGATCGCGGATCTGTTTCTGGTGCAGGGTTCATAG
- the ruvX gene encoding Holliday junction resolvase RuvX, whose product MARILAIDYGLKRTGIAVTDPLQLIATGLATINSGELIPFLKKYCLQEPVEKIIIGDPKNWDGSDTHATPLVKKAIADIRKHFPALPLETVDERYTSKMAKDAMLEMGLKKMQRRNKALVDEIAATIMLQEYMGRSGM is encoded by the coding sequence ATGGCCCGGATCCTTGCAATAGATTATGGTTTAAAACGAACAGGAATAGCGGTTACAGACCCGTTGCAGCTGATTGCAACCGGGCTTGCTACCATTAACTCCGGGGAACTGATCCCATTTTTAAAGAAATATTGTTTGCAGGAGCCGGTTGAAAAAATCATTATCGGTGACCCTAAAAACTGGGATGGCTCAGATACTCATGCTACGCCGCTGGTGAAAAAGGCTATCGCAGACATCAGAAAGCATTTCCCGGCTTTGCCGCTGGAAACGGTAGATGAGCGTTATACCTCCAAAATGGCAAAGGACGCCATGCTGGAAATGGGGCTGAAAAAAATGCAGCGCAGGAACAAGGCCCTGGTAGATGAAATTGCTGCTACTATTATGCTGCAGGAATATATGGGTAGGAGCGGGATGTGA
- the def gene encoding peptide deformylase, which yields MILPIVAYGNPILRKVAADIDAGYPGLQELIASMWETMYASNGVGLAAPQINKSIRLFVVDSQQIIENLEEEDKDLYPGDEGIKQVFINAYVDETEGELWSYNEGCLSIPKIREDIRRNETVTITYQDEHFQQHTKTFSGITARVILHEYDHIEGKLFIDYLPPLKKKLIKGKLNDISTGKIKVDYKMSFN from the coding sequence ATGATATTACCAATTGTTGCATATGGCAACCCGATCTTAAGAAAAGTAGCAGCCGATATTGATGCCGGTTACCCTGGTTTACAGGAACTCATAGCATCTATGTGGGAAACCATGTATGCCAGCAATGGAGTGGGACTGGCGGCTCCGCAGATCAATAAATCGATCCGTCTCTTTGTTGTAGACAGCCAGCAGATTATTGAAAATCTTGAAGAAGAGGACAAAGACCTTTATCCCGGTGATGAAGGTATAAAACAAGTCTTTATCAATGCCTATGTTGATGAAACAGAGGGCGAGCTATGGAGCTATAATGAAGGATGCCTGAGCATTCCCAAGATCCGGGAAGATATCCGCCGTAATGAAACGGTAACTATTACCTACCAGGATGAGCATTTTCAGCAGCATACGAAAACCTTTAGCGGCATTACTGCAAGGGTCATTCTGCATGAATATGACCATATTGAAGGAAAATTGTTTATAGATTACCTGCCTCCTTTAAAAAAGAAGCTGATCAAAGGAAAGCTGAATGATATTTCCACCGGGAAAATAAAAGTGGATTATAAGATGTCATTTAATTAA
- a CDS encoding phosphatidylinositol-specific phospholipase C/glycerophosphodiester phosphodiesterase family protein encodes MKKELFLIGLLMIVVNGYTQSKKYTVANAHSHNDYEQRKPFWEAYRHGFGSVEADVFLVNHQLAVAHNAKDIRPGRELRSLYLDPLRSCIRKNNGFVYADPQKQLNLLIDCKTAGIPTLDAIIRELKEYPDIIDNKSIRIVITGNQPNKDSLFIYPAFIGFDGDLTYRYSGKNLDRVVLFSANFRDYSQWNGEGMPDSASKAALEKAILAAGQAGKPIRFWGAPDNENAWKIFEGMGVGFINTDKIAALSQFLTHRF; translated from the coding sequence ATGAAAAAAGAGCTGTTTCTTATAGGTCTTTTGATGATTGTGGTTAACGGCTATACGCAGTCCAAAAAATATACGGTTGCCAACGCCCATTCCCATAATGATTATGAGCAGCGAAAACCTTTTTGGGAGGCATACCGCCACGGATTTGGTTCTGTTGAAGCAGATGTATTCCTCGTAAACCATCAGTTGGCGGTTGCGCATAATGCGAAGGACATCAGACCCGGCAGGGAACTGCGCTCTTTATACCTGGATCCGTTGCGGAGCTGTATCCGTAAAAATAACGGGTTCGTTTATGCTGATCCGCAAAAACAACTGAACCTTTTAATTGATTGTAAAACAGCAGGGATTCCTACGCTGGATGCTATCATCAGGGAATTAAAAGAATATCCTGATATTATTGATAATAAAAGCATCCGGATCGTTATTACCGGCAACCAGCCCAATAAGGATTCCCTGTTCATATATCCCGCATTTATAGGTTTTGACGGGGATCTTACTTACCGTTATTCCGGAAAAAACCTGGACAGGGTAGTGCTTTTCAGCGCCAATTTCAGAGATTATTCACAATGGAATGGGGAGGGCATGCCGGACAGCGCTTCAAAAGCTGCTTTGGAAAAGGCCATCCTTGCCGCAGGACAGGCAGGCAAACCTATTCGTTTCTGGGGAGCCCCGGATAATGAAAATGCCTGGAAAATTTTTGAAGGAATGGGGGTAGGCTTCATCAATACAGATAAGATTGCAGCATTGAGCCAATTCCTGACGCACCGGTTTTAA
- the rpsJ gene encoding 30S ribosomal protein S10, with product MSQRIRIKLQSYDHNLVDKSAEKIVKTVRSTGAVVTGPIPLPTHRKIFTVLRSPHVNKKSREQFQLATHKRLLDIYTSSSRTVDALSKLDLPSGVEVEIKA from the coding sequence ATGTCACAGAGAATCAGAATTAAATTACAGTCTTACGATCACAATTTAGTTGATAAATCGGCTGAAAAAATTGTGAAAACAGTGCGCAGCACTGGTGCAGTTGTTACAGGGCCTATTCCTTTGCCCACACACCGTAAAATATTTACTGTTTTACGCTCTCCTCACGTAAATAAAAAGAGCCGTGAGCAGTTTCAGCTGGCTACACACAAAAGATTATTGGATATTTATACTTCTTCTTCCCGCACGGTAGATGCTTTGTCAAAGCTGGATCTTCCAAGCGGTGTAGAGGTGGAGATCAAAGCCTAA